Proteins from one Desulfonema limicola genomic window:
- a CDS encoding metallophosphoesterase: MIIIADSHVSNHLGNTVPFFNMLEAFEKNNHDIVFLGDIFDLWIALPGYEDKIHKDFLTWCKDQKKYRTIGFIEGNHEFFLAEQKKDFFSWCTDLPWYQDGNACLFCHGDTINQKDKGYLLFKNLIKNPVVKFILMRLSCGPELTLKIRNTFKKRNSKIKKYLPETEIRNFGKSMFHKGIKTIFTGHFHQEYLICREDRRLYILNDWFSTQKICLYDKLSKKIKICHWSEIAS, encoded by the coding sequence ATGATCATTATTGCAGATTCCCATGTAAGTAATCATCTGGGCAATACGGTTCCTTTTTTTAATATGCTGGAAGCTTTTGAAAAAAACAATCATGATATTGTTTTTCTTGGAGATATTTTTGACCTATGGATTGCCCTGCCTGGTTATGAAGACAAAATTCATAAAGACTTTCTCACCTGGTGCAAAGATCAGAAAAAATATCGAACCATAGGTTTTATTGAAGGAAACCATGAGTTTTTTCTTGCAGAACAAAAAAAAGATTTTTTTTCATGGTGTACGGATCTGCCCTGGTATCAAGATGGAAATGCCTGCCTTTTTTGTCATGGCGATACTATAAATCAAAAAGATAAAGGATATTTGTTATTTAAAAATTTGATAAAAAATCCAGTTGTCAAGTTTATTCTTATGCGATTATCCTGCGGACCTGAATTGACTCTTAAAATCAGAAATACTTTTAAAAAAAGAAATTCAAAGATTAAAAAATATCTGCCTGAAACAGAAATAAGAAACTTTGGAAAATCAATGTTTCACAAAGGAATAAAAACTATTTTTACAGGCCATTTTCACCAGGAATATCTTATCTGCAGGGAAGACAGAAGACTTTATATTTTAAACGACTGGTTTTCAACACAAAAAATCTGCCTTTATGATAAATTATCAAAAAAAATAAAAATTTGTCATTGGTCTGAGATTGCATCATAA
- a CDS encoding response regulator, with product MKKILIVDQDVDTISMLSDSLIPYDIFRIISAENARQAAELLEQSRFDLVITELYLPEINGLKLLLYLKKKFPKTRAIAMLKSHKPEIISRLNKMAVQYYFIKPLDTARMLDAIFDELNIVPAGKIHGISLASLLQLVDIEKKTCTLTITCSGKTGLVHCIDGEVIAAETGSLTGKKALYHIMFWKKTIIEIEEECRKTHRDIKIPLMYLLMESHKIEDENKDNNQQKTVKDLPGESDDYDLKNIRSILDNSSEIYEYGIFDSHGNIEYIKNESSLLSTLNPVIYINIADDLGNILDNHLNQIIIHTRNRVKYSLFTYHSRFIIAEMIPGCKSMDFINKFKLQAEENYG from the coding sequence GTGAAGAAAATTTTGATAGTAGATCAAGATGTTGATACTATTTCCATGTTATCAGACTCATTAATCCCTTATGACATATTCCGAATAATTAGTGCTGAAAATGCCAGACAGGCTGCTGAACTGCTTGAACAAAGCAGATTTGATCTTGTTATAACAGAATTATACCTGCCTGAAATTAACGGATTAAAGCTTCTTTTGTACTTAAAAAAAAAGTTTCCTAAAACCCGTGCAATTGCAATGCTGAAATCCCATAAACCAGAAATAATATCCAGGCTGAATAAAATGGCTGTTCAATATTATTTTATAAAGCCTCTGGATACAGCACGTATGCTTGACGCAATTTTTGATGAATTAAATATAGTACCTGCAGGAAAGATTCACGGAATAAGTCTTGCGTCTTTGCTGCAGCTAGTTGACATAGAAAAAAAAACATGTACACTGACAATTACATGCAGCGGAAAAACAGGGCTGGTGCATTGCATAGACGGAGAGGTTATTGCGGCTGAAACAGGCAGTCTGACCGGTAAAAAAGCCCTGTATCATATTATGTTCTGGAAAAAAACAATAATTGAAATTGAGGAAGAGTGCAGAAAGACACATAGAGATATTAAAATACCTCTCATGTATTTACTTATGGAAAGCCATAAGATTGAAGATGAAAACAAAGATAATAATCAGCAGAAAACAGTAAAGGATTTACCTGGTGAAAGTGATGATTATGATTTAAAAAACATTAGATCAATTTTAGATAATTCCAGTGAAATATATGAATATGGAATATTTGATTCACATGGGAATATAGAATATATAAAAAATGAATCCAGCCTGCTGTCAACCCTGAATCCTGTGATCTATATAAATATTGCTGATGATCTGGGAAATATCCTGGATAATCATTTAAACCAGATTATTATCCATACCAGGAACCGTGTAAAATATTCTTTATTTACTTATCATAGCAGATTCATTATTGCAGAAATGATACCAGGATGTAAATCAATGGATTTTATAAATAAATTTAAATTGCAGGCAGAGGAAAATTATGGATAA
- a CDS encoding rubredoxin-like domain-containing protein — translation MKKWRCTVCGYVHTGNELPDKCPVCGADKSLFEEIEAKVEPVTVEEQDKKQDETPADTASGNESPAGEIPDDETLESDKSRIYNTIVSQLLKHHAHPISVHFPNGVLPMSVLFIFLAVAFEMKDLEITGFYTLIFVVFTLPFVLFTGYLEWKNKYGGHLTKIFLTKIICAIIVTGAAVCAVLWRFADPKVMDVYSPDRWTYVLLCLTMLGAAIVAGMIGGKLVFKD, via the coding sequence ATGAAAAAATGGAGATGTACAGTATGCGGTTATGTTCATACAGGAAATGAATTGCCTGATAAATGTCCTGTATGCGGGGCAGACAAAAGTCTTTTTGAAGAAATTGAGGCAAAGGTTGAACCTGTAACTGTTGAAGAACAGGATAAAAAACAGGATGAAACTCCAGCCGATACAGCATCTGGTAATGAATCGCCAGCCGGCGAAATTCCAGATGATGAAACTTTGGAATCAGATAAAAGCCGTATTTACAACACCATTGTCAGCCAGCTCCTGAAACACCATGCTCATCCCATATCAGTCCATTTTCCCAACGGCGTGCTTCCCATGTCTGTTCTTTTTATTTTTCTGGCAGTAGCATTTGAAATGAAAGACCTTGAAATAACAGGTTTTTACACCCTGATCTTTGTTGTTTTTACCCTTCCGTTTGTATTGTTTACAGGTTACCTGGAATGGAAAAATAAATATGGCGGACATCTGACAAAGATTTTTTTAACAAAAATCATCTGTGCTATTATTGTAACAGGTGCTGCAGTTTGTGCGGTGCTGTGGCGTTTTGCTGATCCCAAAGTTATGGATGTGTATTCCCCTGACCGATGGACATATGTACTTTTATGCCTGACCATGCTTGGGGCAGCTATTGTTGCAGGCATGATCGGGGGCAAGCTGGTTTTTAAAGATTAA
- the mnmG gene encoding tRNA uridine-5-carboxymethylaminomethyl(34) synthesis enzyme MnmG — MAFYKKKYDIIVVGAGHAGCEAALAAARMGTSVLLLAIDLDKLAAMPCSPSIGGMAKGQLVKEIDALGGEMAKVTDKTAISYNILNTKKGPAVHSSRTQNDKMRYHMAMKASVEKQSGLDLKQGMVERLVIENGHIAGVEDRTGFGYSARAVILATGTFLSGLVHIGFKSIKSGRAGEFASYGLPAHLKELGFTLGRMKTGTPPRLHKDSIDFSQFVPQEPMAKPAPFSFFTEKISMPQVPSYMGHTNEKSRKIVLDNLKHSALYGGMIKGVSARYCPSFEDKVVKFPERLRHHVILEHEGLDTDEIYASGLGNSLPVEVQVEFVRSVKGLEHAEIMRPGYAIEYDYINPLQLKPTLETKRLPGLFLAGQINGTSGYEEAGAQGMWAGINAACQIQKRPPFILDRSQAYMGVMIDDLVTKGTKEPYRMFTSRAEYRLMLREDNADLRLMSMGHDLGLIDKHILQDVNDRKQQIKNEIKRIKKTIIKPVPLVNQYLESRNTTPIDNGVSLDQILKRAEMDYSDVEFLAPAPEPVSLKIVRQVVIETKYEGYIQRQIREIEKFKNLENVKIPEDFDYTKVNGLSNELCEKLSSIRPASLGQSSRIDGMTPSAIAVIMIGIKAARKS; from the coding sequence ATGGCTTTTTACAAAAAAAAATATGATATCATTGTTGTAGGTGCAGGTCATGCAGGGTGTGAAGCTGCTCTTGCAGCTGCACGCATGGGAACCAGTGTTTTACTGCTGGCTATTGATCTTGATAAACTGGCAGCCATGCCTTGCAGTCCTTCTATTGGGGGTATGGCAAAGGGGCAGCTTGTCAAAGAGATTGATGCACTTGGCGGTGAAATGGCTAAGGTAACAGACAAGACTGCTATCAGCTATAATATATTAAATACAAAAAAAGGACCTGCTGTTCATTCATCCAGGACCCAGAATGATAAAATGCGCTATCATATGGCAATGAAAGCATCTGTTGAAAAACAATCCGGACTGGATCTTAAACAGGGCATGGTGGAAAGGCTGGTTATTGAAAACGGGCATATTGCAGGTGTAGAGGATAGAACAGGCTTTGGTTATTCTGCCCGGGCTGTTATCCTGGCAACCGGCACTTTTTTAAGCGGGCTGGTTCATATTGGATTTAAATCAATTAAATCAGGCAGAGCAGGTGAGTTTGCATCTTACGGACTTCCCGCACATTTAAAAGAACTGGGTTTTACACTGGGGCGCATGAAAACAGGAACACCGCCCCGTCTGCATAAAGACAGCATAGATTTCAGTCAATTTGTTCCTCAGGAGCCAATGGCCAAACCAGCTCCATTTTCCTTTTTTACTGAAAAGATTTCCATGCCTCAGGTTCCCAGTTATATGGGACATACCAATGAAAAAAGCAGGAAAATTGTTTTGGATAACCTGAAACACTCAGCCCTTTACGGGGGAATGATAAAAGGCGTATCTGCACGTTATTGTCCTTCTTTTGAAGATAAGGTTGTTAAATTTCCAGAACGGCTCCGTCATCATGTTATTTTAGAACATGAAGGGCTGGATACAGATGAAATATATGCCAGCGGTCTGGGCAACAGCCTGCCGGTTGAGGTTCAAGTTGAATTTGTACGTTCTGTAAAAGGTTTGGAACATGCAGAAATCATGAGACCTGGATATGCTATTGAATATGATTATATAAATCCTCTTCAGCTTAAACCAACCCTTGAAACCAAAAGGCTGCCTGGTTTGTTTCTTGCAGGACAGATTAACGGCACCTCAGGTTATGAAGAAGCAGGTGCTCAGGGCATGTGGGCAGGTATTAATGCTGCCTGCCAGATTCAAAAACGGCCTCCTTTTATTCTGGATCGTTCCCAGGCATATATGGGTGTAATGATTGATGATCTTGTAACAAAAGGTACTAAAGAACCTTACCGGATGTTTACCTCCCGTGCAGAATACAGGCTCATGCTCAGGGAAGATAATGCAGACCTCAGACTTATGTCTATGGGCCATGATTTAGGACTTATTGATAAGCATATACTGCAGGATGTTAATGACAGAAAACAACAGATAAAAAATGAAATTAAACGGATCAAAAAAACAATTATAAAACCTGTGCCTTTAGTAAATCAATATCTTGAATCCAGAAATACCACGCCCATTGATAATGGTGTCAGCCTGGATCAGATTTTAAAAAGAGCTGAAATGGATTATAGTGATGTAGAATTTCTTGCGCCTGCCCCTGAACCTGTTTCTTTAAAAATTGTACGTCAGGTTGTAATAGAAACCAAATACGAAGGTTATATCCAGCGCCAGATCCGGGAAATTGAAAAATTTAAAAACCTTGAAAATGTCAAAATACCTGAAGATTTTGATTATACAAAGGTAAACGGTCTTTCCAATGAGCTTTGTGAAAAATTATCATCCATCCGTCCTGCTTCTCTTGGACAATCATCCCGTATAGACGGTATGACTCCTTCAGCCATAGCAGTAATTATGATTGGTATTAAAGCAGCCAGAAAAAGCTGA
- the sat gene encoding sulfate adenylyltransferase, with the protein MSNLIPPHGGKGLTTCLLEGAELDAEKKKAEGLKKLEISARVQGDLIMMGIGGFSPLTSFMTKADWKGVCENFLLADGTFWPVPVTLDTDDEDVKAGDEIALVRKGEVFATMQVTEKFEMTDADKTWECEKVYMGEGTPTAEEFWKIAKDDHPGVQMVMEQGKYNLAGPVKVLSEGEYPVKYAGIYQRPSESRKIFEERGWSEVAALQLRNPMHRSHEYLAKIAVEVCDGVFIHSLVGNLKPGDIPAEVRVKCIDALVKNYFVEDKVVQGGYPLDMRYAGPREGLLHATFRQNYGCSRMIIGRDHAGVGDFYGMFEAQTIFNKIPAPAEPGKALLCTPLKIDWTFYCSKCDGMASLRTCPHGKEDRVLLSGTMLRKGLSEGTTIPDHFGREEVLDILREYYAGLTEKVEIKTHSAATG; encoded by the coding sequence ATGTCTAACTTGATTCCTCCTCATGGCGGAAAAGGCCTGACCACCTGCCTGCTCGAAGGCGCTGAACTTGATGCTGAAAAGAAAAAAGCCGAGGGTTTAAAAAAGCTTGAAATCTCTGCCCGTGTACAGGGCGACCTTATTATGATGGGTATTGGCGGCTTCAGCCCTCTTACCAGCTTTATGACCAAAGCAGACTGGAAAGGTGTTTGTGAAAATTTTCTGCTTGCAGACGGTACATTCTGGCCTGTTCCTGTAACCCTGGATACTGATGATGAAGATGTTAAAGCAGGTGATGAAATTGCCCTGGTTCGCAAAGGCGAAGTTTTTGCTACCATGCAGGTAACAGAAAAATTTGAAATGACCGATGCTGACAAAACATGGGAATGTGAAAAAGTTTATATGGGTGAAGGCACCCCGACTGCTGAAGAATTCTGGAAAATTGCAAAAGACGATCATCCTGGTGTACAGATGGTTATGGAACAGGGTAAATATAACCTGGCCGGCCCTGTAAAGGTTCTCAGCGAAGGTGAATATCCTGTTAAGTATGCTGGAATTTATCAAAGACCTTCTGAATCCCGCAAGATTTTTGAAGAAAGAGGCTGGAGCGAAGTTGCAGCCCTGCAGCTCAGAAACCCCATGCACCGTTCCCATGAATACCTGGCAAAGATTGCTGTGGAAGTATGTGACGGTGTGTTCATTCACTCCCTGGTCGGCAACCTTAAACCTGGTGATATTCCTGCCGAGGTTCGTGTAAAATGTATTGATGCTCTTGTAAAGAACTACTTTGTTGAAGATAAGGTTGTTCAGGGCGGTTATCCTCTGGATATGCGTTATGCAGGTCCAAGAGAAGGTCTTCTTCATGCAACATTCCGCCAGAACTATGGCTGCTCACGCATGATTATCGGCCGTGACCATGCCGGCGTTGGCGATTTCTACGGTATGTTTGAAGCCCAGACCATTTTTAACAAGATTCCAGCTCCTGCAGAACCAGGCAAAGCCCTGCTTTGTACCCCGCTCAAGATTGACTGGACATTTTACTGCTCAAAATGTGATGGTATGGCCTCCCTTAGAACCTGCCCCCATGGTAAAGAAGACCGTGTACTTCTTTCAGGAACCATGCTCCGCAAGGGTCTTTCCGAAGGAACCACAATTCCAGATCACTTTGGCCGTGAAGAAGTTCTGGATATTCTTCGTGAGTACTATGCAGGTCTTACAGAAAAAGTTGAAATTAAAACTCATTCAGCTGCAACTGGTTGA